In Bombus affinis isolate iyBomAffi1 chromosome 11, iyBomAffi1.2, whole genome shotgun sequence, one genomic interval encodes:
- the LOC126921979 gene encoding protein enabled homolog isoform X2: MPAVIVGPPQRSEQMWRALKAHITRERQRKKQEQEADAEEERLRKERERQQKQDVMTLGETREQISNLENELSQLKDEKHQLFLQLKKVLNEDDNRRRQLIKETSVCSEVLTAVGGYPGAGPRVVHPQLFLPLPRSNSPLYKVAVGAPTHTLLPTGPLKRTHSPSPPPTASPYHAGYGYKPTPSIPNYNPPPSKSEEAARRSGDSRAVLWNKNNQYSASNFYSAPTGQSVYSYSASTSQPSREPEPTKSVYLSGNRATLSTHQSAYVTSLHSLDHKGAYAEDKFYLRPSSHVTVHGGAIPIQQPPQGAKTGGITSGYPVRPPQPPPAPYPPPPPGTYVSASGANVPGRLLYTQPGARYIQREV, encoded by the exons atgCCAGCAGTAATCGTCGGTCCTCCTCAACGTAGCGAACAAATGTGGCGAGCATTAAAAGCTCACATTACAAGAGAAAGACAACGGAAGAAACAAG AACAGGAAGCAGATGCAGAAGAAGAACGGttaaggaaagaaagagaacgaCAACAAAAACAAGATGTAATGACTTTAGGTGAAACTAGAGAACAAATATCAAATCTAGAAAATGAGCTTTCGCAATTAAAAGATGAAAAGCATCAATTATTCTTGCAACTGAAGAAAGTTTTAAATGAAGATGATAATAGAAGACGGCAATTGATCAAAGAAACAAG TGTATGTTCTGAAGTTTTAACAGCAGTGGGGGGATACCCTGGAGCAGGCCCTAGAGTAGTTCATCCACAATTGTTTCTTCCTTTACCAAGAAGCAATAGTCCACTTTACAAAGTAGCTGTAGGTGCACCAACACATACCTTATTACCAACT GGGCCATTAAAGAGGACACATAGTCCATCACCACCTCCAACAGCCTCCCCATATCATGCTGGTTATGGATACAAACCAACACCTTCAATACCAAACTATAATCCTCCACCTTCCA AATCTGAGGAAGCAGCTAGGAGATCTGGCGATTCCCGAGCTGTTCTCTGGAACA AAAACAATCAATACTCCGCCTCCAATTTTTATTCAGCCCCTACTGGTCAAAGTGTTTATAGTTATTCTGCTTCAACATCGCAACCGTCCCGCGAACCTGAACCAACTAAATCGGTATATCTCTCAGGCAATAGAGCAACGTTGTCGACACATCAATCTG CATATGTTACAAGTTTGCATTCATTGGACCATAAAGGTGCCTATGCAgaagataaattttatttaaggcCAAGTAGTCATGTTACTGTTCATGGTGGGGCTATTCCAATTCAGCAACCTCCACAg GGTGCTAAAACTGGAGGAATTACATCAGGATATCCAGTAAGACCACCGCAACCCCCACCAGCTCCAtatccaccaccaccaccaggTACATATGTTAGCGCCTCTGGTGCTAATGTTCCTGGACGATTGTTATATACCCAACCTGGAGCTCGTTATATCCAGAGAGAAGTTTAG
- the LOC126921979 gene encoding protein enabled homolog isoform X1 codes for MPAVIVGPPQRSEQMWRALKAHITRERQRKKQEQEADAEEERLRKERERQQKQDVMTLGETREQISNLENELSQLKDEKHQLFLQLKKVLNEDDNRRRQLIKETSVCSEVLTAVGGYPGAGPRVVHPQLFLPLPRSNSPLYKVAVGAPTHTLLPTGPLKRTHSPSPPPTASPYHAGYGYKPTPSIPNYNPPPSNVCACIESEEAARRSGDSRAVLWNKNNQYSASNFYSAPTGQSVYSYSASTSQPSREPEPTKSVYLSGNRATLSTHQSAYVTSLHSLDHKGAYAEDKFYLRPSSHVTVHGGAIPIQQPPQGAKTGGITSGYPVRPPQPPPAPYPPPPPGTYVSASGANVPGRLLYTQPGARYIQREV; via the exons atgCCAGCAGTAATCGTCGGTCCTCCTCAACGTAGCGAACAAATGTGGCGAGCATTAAAAGCTCACATTACAAGAGAAAGACAACGGAAGAAACAAG AACAGGAAGCAGATGCAGAAGAAGAACGGttaaggaaagaaagagaacgaCAACAAAAACAAGATGTAATGACTTTAGGTGAAACTAGAGAACAAATATCAAATCTAGAAAATGAGCTTTCGCAATTAAAAGATGAAAAGCATCAATTATTCTTGCAACTGAAGAAAGTTTTAAATGAAGATGATAATAGAAGACGGCAATTGATCAAAGAAACAAG TGTATGTTCTGAAGTTTTAACAGCAGTGGGGGGATACCCTGGAGCAGGCCCTAGAGTAGTTCATCCACAATTGTTTCTTCCTTTACCAAGAAGCAATAGTCCACTTTACAAAGTAGCTGTAGGTGCACCAACACATACCTTATTACCAACT GGGCCATTAAAGAGGACACATAGTCCATCACCACCTCCAACAGCCTCCCCATATCATGCTGGTTATGGATACAAACCAACACCTTCAATACCAAACTATAATCCTCCACCTTCCA ATGTTTGTGCCTGTATAGAATCTGAGGAAGCAGCTAGGAGATCTGGCGATTCCCGAGCTGTTCTCTGGAACA AAAACAATCAATACTCCGCCTCCAATTTTTATTCAGCCCCTACTGGTCAAAGTGTTTATAGTTATTCTGCTTCAACATCGCAACCGTCCCGCGAACCTGAACCAACTAAATCGGTATATCTCTCAGGCAATAGAGCAACGTTGTCGACACATCAATCTG CATATGTTACAAGTTTGCATTCATTGGACCATAAAGGTGCCTATGCAgaagataaattttatttaaggcCAAGTAGTCATGTTACTGTTCATGGTGGGGCTATTCCAATTCAGCAACCTCCACAg GGTGCTAAAACTGGAGGAATTACATCAGGATATCCAGTAAGACCACCGCAACCCCCACCAGCTCCAtatccaccaccaccaccaggTACATATGTTAGCGCCTCTGGTGCTAATGTTCCTGGACGATTGTTATATACCCAACCTGGAGCTCGTTATATCCAGAGAGAAGTTTAG
- the LOC126921953 gene encoding probable ATP-dependent RNA helicase spindle-E isoform X2 produces MQNEQTLNIYKTYQFVYHANPNLVVNSKRDQIVSMIETNSVVVIQGPTGCGKTTQVPQFILDSCYKKKLHCNIIVTQPRRIAAISIAKRVSQERQWPIGTLIGYQVGLINHTSKDTRLTYCTAGVLLHKLVNSKNMLDYTHVILDEVHERNEDMDFLLLVVRKLLYTNSRSVKVILMSATFDVERFAKYFSSPVGNKLVPAPIIDIPKKTFFNVGIYYLCQMVTLGPIPEVSATKPCITNKMLEFCVNLIKVLDDVDMKADDAKYDSETNLYERHVILIFLPGINEIEEINNLLCLPKHEQSKWDIVILHSSITSEEQQRIFQKPPHGYRRLILSTNIAESSITVPDVKYVIDFCLIKHLITDQHTNFSCLELKWASKANCEQRAGRTGRVMDGRVYRLVPQTFYENVLPQEVSPEILRAPLENLVLKSKLLNMGEPKAILALSLDPPDLRNLENTILLLKETGALLNKINEIQPFDGELTDLGRVMANLPLNIHVSKLIMLGHVFSVLKDTIIIAAALSVKDMLNNPFQQKLLAFNVRLNWAANSCSDCVTFMNVYKVWIAEKVNRRLNSDAEERKWAMRNFVQIRVLREVKALVTELTRRLEKLGIQESAGVNKVVWTEAERPFILKIVIAGAFYPNYFINNVSASESKLNEHDGIKLLGGLDPLRTVYLQGWPLKQPGLLYARRIQNIFKENLKMSTGKIHVSFDNSSRVYVQFIQGMSEKQHKDVSRGISPFIYKAIRMRHCNIPIEIPILHEDMALQRANEMNLKQKFYFTPKSVLKDKIKPELPGLRITRIPLIIQNIKNPSCFWAQQRNSTIIKRLNKIESAIEQMQHQFETFKMAPEIGTIVLAPYEENNRKTYLRAVVEGHVSLPEILVRLFFIDYGYSNECRLRDLKRLKNDSDIFDIPALAFECKLANIRPSVAHNFSEDWSQAACDLFWTLINKPGLLFGEIYSVVNSVVVIDLIHKNEEDEISVNQCLLEKSLAIKKEENYLSRFNHSLRLQQSDMSDEQCYYYEKLQYDQDDMPNIYPDPPAVAECNTSEKLRGPFSPLEIDLIHLIRAGRDKTVRMAMNSVNSVLLDTDPEDSSQRLLVAASISQSARGQNLTLYNTTLMPRIPGLTALIVLIFTPYMELRRNDFGTCYIGALCGLGFDPIKKNSIYPEHDIELYFDTEITIDDLQFINRLRHWMNIGMQINQQFNSNNNMEEIIVCQNRIKDALFNLIEKERKIQVTELINNFDKWNLYNEKLLLRPNKQSMITNSIYRLHNALELEEANEIHEIIEHIKNLRVLATEDPRKTGITQIPCKLCNITVCDIFDLRNHLYTARHRQNEDILGVKL; encoded by the exons ATGCAAAATGAACAAACATTAAACATTTACAAAACATATCAGTTTGTTTATCATGCAAATCCTAATTTAGTAGTTAATAGTAAAAGAGATCAGATAGTATCTATGATTGAAACTAATTCAGTTGTAGTAATTCAAGGGCCAACTGGTTGCGGCAAAACTACACAAGTACCacaatttattttagattcctgctataaaaaaaaacttcattgtaatattatag tTACGCAGCCTAGAAGAATTGCTGCTATAAGCATTGCAAAACGTGTCAGCCAAGAAAGACAGTGGCCAATAGGTACCCTTATTGGATATCAAGTAGGTCTGATAAACCACACAAGTAAAGATACACGCCTAACATATTGCACTGCTGGGGTACTTTTACATAAATTGGTAAATAGCAAAAACATGTTGGATTACACACATGTCATACTTGATGAAGTTCATGAAAGAAATGAAGATATGGATTTTCTTCTCCTTGTTGTTCGAAAGCTATTATATACAAATTCACGTTCAGTAAAAGTTATTTTGATGTCTGCTACATTTGATGTAGAAAGATTTGCTAAATATTTTTCTTCACCTGTGGGAAATAAACTTGTTCCTGCCCCTATTATTGACATTCCAaagaaaacattttttaatgttgGTATCTATTATCTTTGTCAAATGGTTACATTAGGACCG ATACCTGAAGTTTCTGCTACCAAACCATGTATTACAAATAAAATGTTGGAATTTTGTGTTAATCTTATAAAAGTTCTTGATGATGTAGACATGAAAGCTGATGATGCAAAGTATGATTCAGAAACAAATCTTTATGAAAGACATGTGATTCTCATATTTTTACCAGGAATTAATGAGATTGAGGAAATTAATAATTTGTTGTGTTTACCAAAACATGAACAGAGTAAGTGGGATATAGTGATATTACATTCCTCAATTACAAGTGAAGAACAACAGAGGATTTTTCAAAAACCACCCCATGGCTATCGTCGTCTTATCTTATCTACAAATATTGCTGAAAGCAGTATTACTGTTCCTGACGTAAAATATG TAATTGATTTCTGTTTAATAAAACATCTTATTACGGATCAACATACGAATTTTTCGTGCTTAGAGTTAAAATGGGCAAGTAAAGCAAATTGCGAACAAAGAGCAGGTCGCACAGGTCGAGTAATGGATGGTAGAGTATATAGATTAGTACCACAAACATTTTATGAG aatGTTTTGCCTCAAGAAGTATCACCTGAAATATTACGAGCTCCATTAGAAAATCTAGTTCTCAAATCAAAGTTGTTAAACATGGGAGAACCTAAAGCTATTTTAGCACTTTCTCTTGATCCACCTGATCttagaaatttagaaaacaCGATACTATTATTAAAGGAAACAGGAGCATTGCTAAATAAGATCAATGAAATACAACCTTTTGATGGAGAATTAACAGATCTGGGTCGAGTTATGGCTAATCTACCACTAAATATCCATGTATCGAAATTAATTATGTTAGGTCACGTTTTTAGTGTTTTAAAAGATACAATAATTATCGCAGCTGCTTTGTCTGTAAAAGATATGCTTAATAATCCATTTCAACAAAAACTGTTAGCCTTCAATGTCAGACTTAATTGGGCAGCTAATTCTTGCAGTGACTGTGTAACTTTCATGAATGTATATAAGGTATGGATTGCCGAAAAAGTTAATCGTCGATTAAATAGTGACGCAGAAGAAAGAAAGTGGGCAATGAGAAATTTTGTACAAATCAGAGTGTTGCGCGAAGTTAAAGCGCTGGTAACAGAATTAACGCGTAGATTAGAAAAATTAGGTATACAAGAAAGTGCCGGTGTTAATAAAGTTGTTTGGACAGAAGCAGAACGgccatttattttaaaaatcgtAATTGCTGGTGCATTTTATCCGAATTACTTTATCAATAATGTATCAGCATCAGAAAGTAAATTGAATGAACATGATGGAATAAAATTACTAGGTGGTTTAGATCCCTTGAGGACAGTATATTTACAAGGTTGGCCTTTGAAACAACCTGGACTATTATATGCCCGCAGAATTCAGAATATCTTCAAGGAGAATTTGAAGATGTCTACTGGAAAAATACATGTATCTTTTGACAATTCTTCTCGCGTTTACGTTCAGTTCATTCAAGGAATGTCTGAAAAACAACATAAAGATGTATCAAGGGGAATATCTCCATTTATTTATAAAGCAATCAGAATGAGACATTGCAATATCCCCATTGAGATACCAATTTTACATGAAGATATGGCTCTGCAACGAGCAAATGAGATGAATTTAAagcaaaaattctattttactcCTAAAAGTGTGTTAAAGGATAAAATTAAACCTGAATTACCGGGTTTACGAATAACTCGCATTCCTCTAATTATACAAAAC ATTAAAAATCCTAGTTGTTTTTGGGCTCAACAACGTAATTCTACAATTATAAAAAGACTGAATAAAATAGAATCAGCTATTGAACAAATGCAACATCAATTTGAAACATTCAAAATGGCTCCGGAAATTGGCACAATTGTACTTGCTCCATATGAAGAAAACAATCGCAAAACATATCTTCGGGCAGTAGTGGAAGGTCATGTATCATTACCAGAAATATTAGTACGACTATTTTTTATTGATTATGGTTATTCAAATGAATGTCGATTGCGCGATTTAAAACGTTTGAAGAATGATAGCGATATTTTTGATATTCCTGCGTTAGCGTTCGAATGTAAATTAGCAAACATTCGACCATCTGTAGCACATAATTTCAGTGAAGATTGGTCACAGGCTGCATGTGATCTATTCTGGACATTAATTAATAAACCTGGTTTACTTTTTGGAGAAATTTATTCTGTTGTCAATAGCGTTGTTGTGATTGACTTAATCCATAAAAATGAAGAAGACGAAATTAGTGTAAATCAGTGTCTTCTTGAAAAATCACTTGCaataaaaaaagaggaaaattatttGTCACGGTTTAATCATAGTTTAAGATTGCAACAATCAGATATGTCGGATGAACAATGTTATTACTATGAAAAGTTACAGTATGATCAAGACGATATGCCCAATATCTATCCAGATCCTCCTGCAGTTGCAGAATGCAACACATCAGAAAAATTACGAGGTCCATTTTCACCACTTGAAATTGATTTAATTCATCTTATTAGGGCTGGTAGAGATAAAACTGTGAGAATGGCGATGAATTCGGTGAATTCTGTTCTTTTGGACACCGATCCTGAAGATTCTTCTCAACGACTTTTAGTAGCAGCATCCATTTCTCAAAGTGCACGTGGTCAAAATTTAACattatacaatacaacattaatGCCGCGTATTCCTGGTTTAACTGCCTTAATTGTATTGATTTTTACGCCTTATATGGAATTGAGACGCAATGATTTTGGAACCTGTTATATTGGCGCATTATGTGGATTAGGTTTTGATCCTATTAAAAAGAATAGTATTTATCCGGAACACGATATAGAACTTTATTTTGACACCGAAATTACTATAGATGATTTACAATTT ATAAATAGACTACGTCATTGGATGAATATTGGAATGCAAATTAATCAACAATTTAATAGCAATAACAATATGGAAGAAATTATTGTCTGTCAGAATAGAATAAAAGATGCATTGTTTAACTTaattgagaaagaaagaaagattcaagttacagaattaattaataattttgataAATGGAACTTGTATAATGAAAAGCTGTTGCTTCGGCCTAATAAACAATCCATGATCACTAATAGCATATACAGACTCCATAATGCATTAGAATTGGAAGAAGCAAATGAAATACATGAAATTATAGAACATATAAAAAATTTACGAGTATTGGCAACTGA AGATCCAAGGAAAACTGGAATTACTCAAATTCCTTGTAAATTATGTAACATTACAGTATGTGATATATTTGACCTTCGCAATCATTTGTACACAGCGAGACACAGGCAAAACGAAGATATATTAGGAGTTAAACTTTGA
- the LOC126921953 gene encoding probable ATP-dependent RNA helicase spindle-E isoform X1, protein MNTYNLSNFYKGPVILPGPTSRKKRLPSKNVFLPDTNSQREEKGTDYIAEYVQKEEEELLRAASYHNTNDKCNFENVSVGTYVTEDMQNEQTLNIYKTYQFVYHANPNLVVNSKRDQIVSMIETNSVVVIQGPTGCGKTTQVPQFILDSCYKKKLHCNIIVTQPRRIAAISIAKRVSQERQWPIGTLIGYQVGLINHTSKDTRLTYCTAGVLLHKLVNSKNMLDYTHVILDEVHERNEDMDFLLLVVRKLLYTNSRSVKVILMSATFDVERFAKYFSSPVGNKLVPAPIIDIPKKTFFNVGIYYLCQMVTLGPIPEVSATKPCITNKMLEFCVNLIKVLDDVDMKADDAKYDSETNLYERHVILIFLPGINEIEEINNLLCLPKHEQSKWDIVILHSSITSEEQQRIFQKPPHGYRRLILSTNIAESSITVPDVKYVIDFCLIKHLITDQHTNFSCLELKWASKANCEQRAGRTGRVMDGRVYRLVPQTFYENVLPQEVSPEILRAPLENLVLKSKLLNMGEPKAILALSLDPPDLRNLENTILLLKETGALLNKINEIQPFDGELTDLGRVMANLPLNIHVSKLIMLGHVFSVLKDTIIIAAALSVKDMLNNPFQQKLLAFNVRLNWAANSCSDCVTFMNVYKVWIAEKVNRRLNSDAEERKWAMRNFVQIRVLREVKALVTELTRRLEKLGIQESAGVNKVVWTEAERPFILKIVIAGAFYPNYFINNVSASESKLNEHDGIKLLGGLDPLRTVYLQGWPLKQPGLLYARRIQNIFKENLKMSTGKIHVSFDNSSRVYVQFIQGMSEKQHKDVSRGISPFIYKAIRMRHCNIPIEIPILHEDMALQRANEMNLKQKFYFTPKSVLKDKIKPELPGLRITRIPLIIQNIKNPSCFWAQQRNSTIIKRLNKIESAIEQMQHQFETFKMAPEIGTIVLAPYEENNRKTYLRAVVEGHVSLPEILVRLFFIDYGYSNECRLRDLKRLKNDSDIFDIPALAFECKLANIRPSVAHNFSEDWSQAACDLFWTLINKPGLLFGEIYSVVNSVVVIDLIHKNEEDEISVNQCLLEKSLAIKKEENYLSRFNHSLRLQQSDMSDEQCYYYEKLQYDQDDMPNIYPDPPAVAECNTSEKLRGPFSPLEIDLIHLIRAGRDKTVRMAMNSVNSVLLDTDPEDSSQRLLVAASISQSARGQNLTLYNTTLMPRIPGLTALIVLIFTPYMELRRNDFGTCYIGALCGLGFDPIKKNSIYPEHDIELYFDTEITIDDLQFINRLRHWMNIGMQINQQFNSNNNMEEIIVCQNRIKDALFNLIEKERKIQVTELINNFDKWNLYNEKLLLRPNKQSMITNSIYRLHNALELEEANEIHEIIEHIKNLRVLATEDPRKTGITQIPCKLCNITVCDIFDLRNHLYTARHRQNEDILGVKL, encoded by the exons AtgaatacatataatttatctAATTTTTATAAAGGACCGGTGATATTACCTGGTCCAACGAGCCGGAAAAAACGATTACCATCTAAGAATGTATTTTTGCCAGATACAAATTCTcaaagggaagagaaagggacagaTTATATAGCAGAATATGtacaaaaagaagaagaagaacttTTGCGG GCTGCAAGTTATCATAATACAAATGATAAATGCaattttgaaaatgtatcaGTAGGTACATATGTCACGGAAGATATGCAAAATGAACAAACATTAAACATTTACAAAACATATCAGTTTGTTTATCATGCAAATCCTAATTTAGTAGTTAATAGTAAAAGAGATCAGATAGTATCTATGATTGAAACTAATTCAGTTGTAGTAATTCAAGGGCCAACTGGTTGCGGCAAAACTACACAAGTACCacaatttattttagattcctgctataaaaaaaaacttcattgtaatattatag tTACGCAGCCTAGAAGAATTGCTGCTATAAGCATTGCAAAACGTGTCAGCCAAGAAAGACAGTGGCCAATAGGTACCCTTATTGGATATCAAGTAGGTCTGATAAACCACACAAGTAAAGATACACGCCTAACATATTGCACTGCTGGGGTACTTTTACATAAATTGGTAAATAGCAAAAACATGTTGGATTACACACATGTCATACTTGATGAAGTTCATGAAAGAAATGAAGATATGGATTTTCTTCTCCTTGTTGTTCGAAAGCTATTATATACAAATTCACGTTCAGTAAAAGTTATTTTGATGTCTGCTACATTTGATGTAGAAAGATTTGCTAAATATTTTTCTTCACCTGTGGGAAATAAACTTGTTCCTGCCCCTATTATTGACATTCCAaagaaaacattttttaatgttgGTATCTATTATCTTTGTCAAATGGTTACATTAGGACCG ATACCTGAAGTTTCTGCTACCAAACCATGTATTACAAATAAAATGTTGGAATTTTGTGTTAATCTTATAAAAGTTCTTGATGATGTAGACATGAAAGCTGATGATGCAAAGTATGATTCAGAAACAAATCTTTATGAAAGACATGTGATTCTCATATTTTTACCAGGAATTAATGAGATTGAGGAAATTAATAATTTGTTGTGTTTACCAAAACATGAACAGAGTAAGTGGGATATAGTGATATTACATTCCTCAATTACAAGTGAAGAACAACAGAGGATTTTTCAAAAACCACCCCATGGCTATCGTCGTCTTATCTTATCTACAAATATTGCTGAAAGCAGTATTACTGTTCCTGACGTAAAATATG TAATTGATTTCTGTTTAATAAAACATCTTATTACGGATCAACATACGAATTTTTCGTGCTTAGAGTTAAAATGGGCAAGTAAAGCAAATTGCGAACAAAGAGCAGGTCGCACAGGTCGAGTAATGGATGGTAGAGTATATAGATTAGTACCACAAACATTTTATGAG aatGTTTTGCCTCAAGAAGTATCACCTGAAATATTACGAGCTCCATTAGAAAATCTAGTTCTCAAATCAAAGTTGTTAAACATGGGAGAACCTAAAGCTATTTTAGCACTTTCTCTTGATCCACCTGATCttagaaatttagaaaacaCGATACTATTATTAAAGGAAACAGGAGCATTGCTAAATAAGATCAATGAAATACAACCTTTTGATGGAGAATTAACAGATCTGGGTCGAGTTATGGCTAATCTACCACTAAATATCCATGTATCGAAATTAATTATGTTAGGTCACGTTTTTAGTGTTTTAAAAGATACAATAATTATCGCAGCTGCTTTGTCTGTAAAAGATATGCTTAATAATCCATTTCAACAAAAACTGTTAGCCTTCAATGTCAGACTTAATTGGGCAGCTAATTCTTGCAGTGACTGTGTAACTTTCATGAATGTATATAAGGTATGGATTGCCGAAAAAGTTAATCGTCGATTAAATAGTGACGCAGAAGAAAGAAAGTGGGCAATGAGAAATTTTGTACAAATCAGAGTGTTGCGCGAAGTTAAAGCGCTGGTAACAGAATTAACGCGTAGATTAGAAAAATTAGGTATACAAGAAAGTGCCGGTGTTAATAAAGTTGTTTGGACAGAAGCAGAACGgccatttattttaaaaatcgtAATTGCTGGTGCATTTTATCCGAATTACTTTATCAATAATGTATCAGCATCAGAAAGTAAATTGAATGAACATGATGGAATAAAATTACTAGGTGGTTTAGATCCCTTGAGGACAGTATATTTACAAGGTTGGCCTTTGAAACAACCTGGACTATTATATGCCCGCAGAATTCAGAATATCTTCAAGGAGAATTTGAAGATGTCTACTGGAAAAATACATGTATCTTTTGACAATTCTTCTCGCGTTTACGTTCAGTTCATTCAAGGAATGTCTGAAAAACAACATAAAGATGTATCAAGGGGAATATCTCCATTTATTTATAAAGCAATCAGAATGAGACATTGCAATATCCCCATTGAGATACCAATTTTACATGAAGATATGGCTCTGCAACGAGCAAATGAGATGAATTTAAagcaaaaattctattttactcCTAAAAGTGTGTTAAAGGATAAAATTAAACCTGAATTACCGGGTTTACGAATAACTCGCATTCCTCTAATTATACAAAAC ATTAAAAATCCTAGTTGTTTTTGGGCTCAACAACGTAATTCTACAATTATAAAAAGACTGAATAAAATAGAATCAGCTATTGAACAAATGCAACATCAATTTGAAACATTCAAAATGGCTCCGGAAATTGGCACAATTGTACTTGCTCCATATGAAGAAAACAATCGCAAAACATATCTTCGGGCAGTAGTGGAAGGTCATGTATCATTACCAGAAATATTAGTACGACTATTTTTTATTGATTATGGTTATTCAAATGAATGTCGATTGCGCGATTTAAAACGTTTGAAGAATGATAGCGATATTTTTGATATTCCTGCGTTAGCGTTCGAATGTAAATTAGCAAACATTCGACCATCTGTAGCACATAATTTCAGTGAAGATTGGTCACAGGCTGCATGTGATCTATTCTGGACATTAATTAATAAACCTGGTTTACTTTTTGGAGAAATTTATTCTGTTGTCAATAGCGTTGTTGTGATTGACTTAATCCATAAAAATGAAGAAGACGAAATTAGTGTAAATCAGTGTCTTCTTGAAAAATCACTTGCaataaaaaaagaggaaaattatttGTCACGGTTTAATCATAGTTTAAGATTGCAACAATCAGATATGTCGGATGAACAATGTTATTACTATGAAAAGTTACAGTATGATCAAGACGATATGCCCAATATCTATCCAGATCCTCCTGCAGTTGCAGAATGCAACACATCAGAAAAATTACGAGGTCCATTTTCACCACTTGAAATTGATTTAATTCATCTTATTAGGGCTGGTAGAGATAAAACTGTGAGAATGGCGATGAATTCGGTGAATTCTGTTCTTTTGGACACCGATCCTGAAGATTCTTCTCAACGACTTTTAGTAGCAGCATCCATTTCTCAAAGTGCACGTGGTCAAAATTTAACattatacaatacaacattaatGCCGCGTATTCCTGGTTTAACTGCCTTAATTGTATTGATTTTTACGCCTTATATGGAATTGAGACGCAATGATTTTGGAACCTGTTATATTGGCGCATTATGTGGATTAGGTTTTGATCCTATTAAAAAGAATAGTATTTATCCGGAACACGATATAGAACTTTATTTTGACACCGAAATTACTATAGATGATTTACAATTT ATAAATAGACTACGTCATTGGATGAATATTGGAATGCAAATTAATCAACAATTTAATAGCAATAACAATATGGAAGAAATTATTGTCTGTCAGAATAGAATAAAAGATGCATTGTTTAACTTaattgagaaagaaagaaagattcaagttacagaattaattaataattttgataAATGGAACTTGTATAATGAAAAGCTGTTGCTTCGGCCTAATAAACAATCCATGATCACTAATAGCATATACAGACTCCATAATGCATTAGAATTGGAAGAAGCAAATGAAATACATGAAATTATAGAACATATAAAAAATTTACGAGTATTGGCAACTGA AGATCCAAGGAAAACTGGAATTACTCAAATTCCTTGTAAATTATGTAACATTACAGTATGTGATATATTTGACCTTCGCAATCATTTGTACACAGCGAGACACAGGCAAAACGAAGATATATTAGGAGTTAAACTTTGA